A portion of the Micromonospora tarapacensis genome contains these proteins:
- a CDS encoding GNAT family N-acetyltransferase — MTVTEGASLRVLGKDEELTTRLDAELTAFNQQATGAADEAELSVRVTDAGGELLAGLTGWSWGTCAGINMVWVREDRRGEGWGGRLLAAAEQEARRRGCTEISVASFSFQAPGFYRRHGYLDTGRREGIPGGHVDHQFWKSLVTDPAAAVRLVALVELPDGTVDTGQRYEDTVLARLPRHAGRLERRLRTGDGRSEVHVIRFDTRAGYEAFLADPERAALRAALGDAAPETRVLEVHEV, encoded by the coding sequence ATGACGGTCACCGAAGGCGCCAGTCTGCGGGTGCTGGGCAAGGACGAGGAACTGACCACCCGGTTGGACGCGGAGCTGACCGCCTTCAACCAGCAGGCCACCGGCGCCGCCGACGAGGCGGAGCTGTCCGTCCGGGTCACCGACGCGGGCGGTGAACTGCTGGCGGGGTTGACCGGGTGGAGCTGGGGCACCTGCGCCGGGATCAACATGGTCTGGGTACGCGAGGACCGCCGCGGCGAGGGCTGGGGCGGCCGGCTGTTGGCGGCGGCCGAGCAGGAGGCCCGGCGGCGCGGCTGCACCGAGATCTCCGTCGCCTCGTTCTCGTTCCAGGCTCCGGGCTTCTACCGCCGGCACGGCTACCTCGACACCGGCCGCCGGGAGGGCATCCCGGGCGGCCACGTCGACCACCAGTTCTGGAAGTCGCTGGTCACCGACCCGGCCGCCGCGGTGCGCCTGGTCGCGCTGGTGGAGCTGCCCGATGGCACGGTCGACACCGGGCAACGGTACGAGGACACCGTGCTCGCCCGGTTGCCCCGCCACGCCGGCCGGCTGGAGCGACGGTTGCGCACCGGCGACGGGCGCAGCGAGGTGCACGTCATCAGGTTCGACACCCGGGCCGGCTACGAGGCGTTCCTGGCCGATCCGGAGCGGGCCGCGCTGCGGGCGGCGCTCGGTGACGCCGCGCCGGAGACCCGGGTGCTGGAGGTGCACGAGGTCTGA